The proteins below are encoded in one region of Hordeum vulgare subsp. vulgare chromosome 3H, MorexV3_pseudomolecules_assembly, whole genome shotgun sequence:
- the LOC123442323 gene encoding protein TIC110, chloroplastic-like, with the protein MILTPLNNLRNIFGLGKREAEAIILDVKSQAYRKRLAKSFNTDLAAAPSKASFLQNLCEELQFDPELASKMHEDIYRQKLQQFVADGELSKDET; encoded by the exons ATGATT CTTACTCCTTTGAACAATCTGAGAAATATATTTGGACTGGGGAAGCGTGAAGCAGAAGCAATCATCTTAGATGTCAAATCTCAAGCATACAGAAAGAGACTTGCAAAATCCTTTAACACTGATTTGGCTGCAGCTCCTAGCAAAGCATCGTTCCTCCAAAATCTGTGTGAAGAGCTACAGTTTGATCCTGAACTTGCTAGCAAGatgcatgaag ACATTTACAGACAGAAGCTTCAGCAGTTTGTAGCTGACGGAGAGCTGAGCAAGGATGAAACATAA